GAAACAGGTTCCGTTGCTTTGGAGGAACTCATCCAAAAATACGAGGAAGGAATGCGGCTTCTCAAATTTTGCCGTGACAAGCTCGCTCAAGCGGAACAAAAAATTGAGATCTTAACCCGTTCCGTCGAGGAAGGAGGACGGGGAGCGGGATCGCCGGAAGGGTAAGAGAATAAGACAAAGGCCTGGACCAGGGTGTTGGGGTGACGTTGGGCTCGTGGAAGCGAAAACGAAGAGCGAGGGAGAACCATGGGGAGGATTTTGGATACGATTAACGGGCCTTCCGATGTCAAAAAGCTAAGCTTGGAAGAGCTTAAGATCCTTGCAGAAGAGATCCGGCAGGAGCTCATCACCGTACTTTCAAAAAATGGGGGTCATCTTGGGCCCAATTTGGGTGTCGTAGAGCTAACCCTGGCGTTGCATTACGTCTTTGAGACCCCGAGAGACAAATTTGTCTTCGATGTCAGTCACCAGGCCTATGTCCACAAGCTCTTGACAGGTCGGCGTGAGCGATTTTCGACGATCCGTCAACCCGGAGGGCTCAGCGGGTTTATGTGCCGGGCGGAAAGCCCGCACGATTGCTACGGAGCAGGACACGCTGGGACGGCGCTTTCAGCGGCTTTGGGAATGGCGGTGGGCAGGGATCGGCTGGGGGAGCCTGAGCATGTGGTTGCCCTTTGCGGGGATGCGGCCTTCACGTGTGGGATTACCTATGAGGCACTCAATAATGTTGCAGGGCAAGTCCGGCGCTTGATCGTCATTTTAAACGACAATGAATGGTCGATTGATCGCAATGTGGGAGCGATTGCGGCCTATTTTAACCGGATTGCGACCAACGAGAAGTACGCTGCGCTCCGGGAGCAGGCTCAGCGATTCCTCGAAAAACTTGCGGGCAAAGGAGCCGTCCGGGTGGCGCGAAAGGCCGAGGAAGCGGTCAAGGGAATGCTTTGGCCCAGTGTCCTTTTTGAAGAGTTTGGCTTCACGTACTATGGCCCCCTGGATGGCCACAACATTGCTGCCCTTGTTTCGACGCTAGAATTTCTCAAAAAGCAGGAGACGCCCGTACTGCTGCATGTCCTTACTCAAAAAGGAAGAGGTTTTCCACCGGCACTGGAAAAGCAAAAGAAATTTCATGGCTTGGGTCCTTATGATCCGGTGACCGGTGCCACGCCGGCTTCTTCCAAGCCAACTTTTTCGGAAGTCTTTGCCGACACCCTGATCAAGCTTGCGGAAAAGGACCGTCGCGTGATCGCCATTACGGCTGCCATGCCCAACGGGACCTGTCTGGACCGGTTTCAGCCCCGCTTTCCGGATCGTTACTTCGACGTGGGTATAGCCGAGGAACATGCGGTCATTTTCGCGGCTGGTTTGGCGACCAAGGGGTTCAAACCGTTTTGCGCGATCTATTCAACCTTTCTGCAGCGCGCGTTTGATCCCGTCATCCACGATGTGTGCCTTCAAAATCTTCCCGTGGTTTTCTGTTTGGATCGGGGAGGTCTTTCCGGCGACGATGGTCCTACCCACCACGGTCTTTTTGATGTGGCCTATCTGCGGGGCATCCCCAATATGGTGCTATTGCACCCGAAAGACGAAGATGAGCTAGCGGACATGCTTTGCACGGCTCTTCATCATCCGGGTCCCATTGCGATTCGCTATCCGCGAGGTACAGGTCCAGGGGTTCCTGTCAAGGACGTTCCGGAGCCGATCCCGATCGGCAAGGCCCAGGTACTGCGTGAAGGCACCACGGTGGCCATTTTTACCCTGGGAATCATGGCGACGCTCGGAGAATCATTGGCGGATGCTTTAGAGTCTTTGGGCATTTCGACGGCGTTGATCAACGCTCGATCGGCTAAGCCTTTGGACCAAAACACCTTGGAATCGTTTGCGCAAGTGTGTGACGTACTGGTAACGATCGAGGATCATGTGTTGGCGGGAGGTTTTGGGAGTGCCGTCCTCGAGGCATTGAATGACCGTGGTCTTCGTGTACCTGTGGTTCGGGTGGGTTGGCCTGATTGCTTTATTGAACATGGTAAGGTGGATGGCCTGCGGGCAAAATATGGTCTTACCCGGGATCAGGTGCTCCAACGCGTGCTGGCGGCGCTGAGACGTCCTTGCGCCCTTGTCTCTGCTTGACACAGTGATGGGATCCCAAACGCGCTCCCGTGGGCCTGTCGCTATGGTGAAAGTAGTTCTTGCTTACTCCGGCGGTTTGGACACTTCGGTCATCCTCCAGTGGATCCGGGAAACCTACCGTGCCGAGGTAATCGCTTTCTATGCGGACATAGGACAGGGAGAAGACGTGGCGCAGATCCAAAAGAAGGCTCGCGCAACGGGAGCGTCCAAGGTGTATGTCGAGGATCTTCAGGAAGAGTTTGTGCGTGACTTCGTGTACCCGATGTTTCGCGCAAGCAGCGTGTATGAGGGGCAGTACCTTCTGGGAACCAGCATCGCGCGACCGTTGATTGCCAAACGGCAGGTCGAAATTGCGCGTGTCGAAGGAGCCCACGCGCTAGCCCATGGGGCGACGGGCAAGGGAAATGACCAGGTCAGGTTTGAGCTGGCTTACGCAGCTTTGGCTCCGGAGTTGGCCGTGATCGCTCCGTGGAGGGAGTGGCATTTTAAGGGACGGCGGGATCTTTTGGCTTATGCCGAGGCCCATGGGATTCCAGTCGAGGCAAGTCCACAAAGACCCTATTCGGTCGATCGGAATCTCCTGCATATTAGCTACGAAAGTGGGGTGTTGGAGGACCCTTGGAGGGAGCCGCCGAAAGATCTTTTCCAATGGACGACCGATCCAGAGAACGCACCCAACGAGCCGGACGTGGTGGAACTGGAGTTCGAACGGGGAGATTGTGTCGGTATTAACGGGGAGAGATTCTCACCGTGCGAGGTGCTGCGAAGATTAAACCAGCTAGGAGCCAAACACGGCATTGGCCGCGTGGACATGGTAGAAAACCGCTTCGTTGGGATGAAGTCTCGTGGGGTGTATGAAACTCCTGGGGGAACTATCCTTTACGTGGCGCATCGGCAGATCGAAAGTTTGACCCTCGATCGAGAGGTAATGCATTTGCGTGATCAACTGGCTCCCAAGTATGCGGAGCTTGTCTACTATGGGTTCTGGTTTTCGCCTGAACGCGAATTCCTTCAGTCTGCCATCGACGAGAGCCAGCAGAGGGTCACAGGAACGGTGCGTCTCAAACTCTACAAGGGGAACGTTACCGTTTTGGGCCGCAAAAGCCCTTACTCTCTCTATGATGCTTCCCTGGCCACCATGGAGGAGGATGATGGGTCCTATCAGCAGAGGGATGCAGCCGGTTTTATTCGAATCCAAGCCTTGCGATTACGTACCGAAGCTCGAATGCGCGAGCGCAAAAGCGGGTCCCAAAAAGAAGCTCGGGAGGATTAGTTGAGAGCGAATGTCCTTTTCACGTTTCGGGCGAAAAGATTTGGGTGCTTTTGCCTATGTGACCGCCATTTTTCACCAGTATGAGCTCTCCGATACAAGAGAGGCTGGTTGGCTCGCTTACGAGGAGTTTTGGTCGCCAAAAGCTTCTGCTAAGGTAAGAGCGTGTAAGGCTTTCGTTCGTTTTTTCCTTAACACAAGCCCTGCAAAGTCTTCCACATTTCGTCCTGGAGAGTTTCGGCATGGGGTTTTGTTTTAAGACGAGCCCTGCAAAGGGCAAAAAGCCGGTTTTTGAGCAAAGCTCTTCCCGAGGGTAGGCTTTGCTCAACGAATAGACCTTGCCGTCTTGAGAGAGGCTTTAGCTACGGAGCGCTTGGCAGGCGTTGAGAAAAGAGGCTTTTCCAAGGCTAGGCACTGCTCATCGAGAGGAGAACGCGGTCGACGCTGACAGGTACCAGGGTGCCGATCGTAAAGAGATGGACCCGGAGGGCGTCGACCTTAAGCTTCGGCCCACTCCATTCCTCGCAGGGCCAGGCGTCGCAGCGCTTCGACTAGGATGTACGTCAGAGCCGATAAGCACAGGCGAAGCTGGTTGCTGGCCATTTGCGTAGTGGAGAGCCCCGGTCGGCTAAACGGTAAAGTTGTTCTTCGATCCGATTTTCCCTGTCTCCACGAGCACAAGGGAGCTCTTCATAAGGGTCCTGGGCGGGGAACCGGCCGGGGGTTCGGCGTAGCCCCCAACCGAGCCTAAGCGCTGCCCTGCCACCGGGCGGCAGCGGGTCCGGGTGCAGGTCCGAAGAGGTCCATAGTCGCTAAACAGCTGGAAAACAAAGGACCCAGAAGGGTGTGGGCGTTCATGCAGAAGCATCCTCGGAAGGGACAAAGACAGGGGCGGGGTGAAGAAGAGTCTAGAACCTCCCTGACGTGCTTGGCGGCTCCGGAAGACGTTGCTGAGGCAAGGGAAGGCGGGCTGGAAAATCTCCTATGGGCATCATCATAGGTCAAGGTGGGCTCAAAGGCGAATGCGGGAAATCCACTTGCTCCATTGGACCGAGCACGGAGTGAAAACGGCCGGCAGGGAGAAAACCGAGTCACTGCCACACCGAGGCGAGCGGCCTCCGATATGGAGGTCCCACCTCGCACACCGCCACCGCTGGATTCTACAAGTCCATTTCTTCCGCCCGGATCAGGGAATCCACCAAATCCTGCTGTGCTGCCCATTGAAGCAAATCCATTGGCAAAAAGCATCGGTGTCGCCCGGTGAGCCATCACAGATGGGTCTACGAGACCTGCTTCGACCAGTTTGAACCAGAAAAGAAAAGTGCGGCGAGCTCCCAACTCCTCTTCGTCAGATCGATCGTTTTCGGTATCATTTTTGGTTCATGAGTCAACGAACCGCTTTTGGCCAGCCCGTCCAGGTCGGCTTCGGGATCAATGTTTGAGTCGGGTCGCTCGATCCTAGAAACTTAGCAAACTTGCTTTCCAAAAGCATGGGCTTTCTAGCGAACGTTGGATCATTGGATTTGTGGGAGTATCTGCGCTGCCTTACAAAACGATGAGCTTTTTGTTGAAAGTGTCTCCTGGTCTCTCTCTGTTGTGTGCGTGTCTCTCTCTGTGTGTGAGCGCGCGCTGCTCACATTCTCTCCTCTTGGGTCGGGTTGAGACTGTGAGAGGGACATGCCGGTCGATGTCTTTGGATACCGTCACTTCCTTATTGAGGCAGATGATATTCAAAGAGCCGTCACGTTTTACCAGGACGTTTTTGGTTTACATCTTTTACTGGCACTTGAGCGGAGAGCGTTCTTTTGGTTGGAGAAAGACAAACTGATAGAGTTTTGTTCCATAGTTCCCGAGAAATACGGCTTAGCTCGGGGAGCTGGATTCCCTTGTCTTTCTTTTGACCCCTTCGGAAACCGGATCCAGGTGGTTACAGTAGAGGAAGCGCGACTTGCTCTTTGGATTGTGCCCTAGCTACTTTCGGGCTATCGAGACGGCGCGATCTCAGAAGAGTAAATGGGTTATTCTTTCCTTTCAGATTCGAAAATCTCACAAATTTCCGTACAAGTTTCGCCAGGATAAGTTCGCTCTTATTTCCCTTGGCAGCTAAGCGGACTCTGCCGTGTCCATCATCCTGCTCGAAGGTTGTCCGGGAGCCGAACGCAGGAACGCTTGCGCAATCGGTTGCATAGAGCGGGCAGGGGAAACGGGCGATACGGAGAGATCTCGGACGGGCTGCCATACAAAAGGGCAGCTATGACTCTTTTAGCTCGGTTGGTGCAACTCTTGGACTCTGGGCCAGCTGTGAGAACGCGCCGGCCAAGCATGGATTACGACAGGGTAACCTAGTTCTAACGGAAGCTCTGGAAAACTTCTTGTAGGTAGGATTCTATGCCTGTTGGCCAAGGTTTCGTTCCAGGAGGATCGCTTCCAGGAATGTCTTTTGATGCCACAACTTCAGGTGTGCCCGGATGGTACGCTCCCGAGGGTGGCGGCTCTTTTTCTCTAGAAAAATCCCAAGGATCATCCTCCCACAAGGCGATTTGCCGAGGAGCCCATGGCCCGTACAAGGTGCTTAAAGGCTTCTCCTCGCTCTTCAAAATTGCGAAATGGTGGGGCGCTCGGCGCGGCGGGAGAAAACAGGCAACTTTTTCCCTTGGGCGTGTGCCGGAAGGCCTCTTCCACTGCTTCTTCCAGAGTCTGGACTACGAGAATGTTTCCTGGGAAGGGTGGATCGATCAAAGAAAGAACCTTAGCCAGGCGTAGTCCGCTGGGAGGAAGAAGGAGGAGTGTTGAAACGGAAGAACGGGCAAGCTTTCTCGCGAAATCCTCATAAGGGATTCCCCGATCCTGGCCGCCGAGGATGAGAGTGGCAGTGTCTCTGATAGCTTCTAGCGCAGCCAAGGTTGCCTGGGGGACCGTGGAAATAGCGTCATCGTAGTAGGTAATCCCATCAAAAACCCCGACCCGTTCCAAACGGTGAGGAAGACCTTGAAAGTCCTGGATCGTTGCAAAAATGGCGGAAGTTTCAATTCCGAGTAGCTGGGCCGCTCTTGCGGCAGCGATGATGTTAAGGCGATTGTGGCGGCCTTGGAGGAAGGGGCTTTCGGGAAGGCTCCTTCCGTCCGGTAGATCAAAAGGAATGGGTTGAGAGGAAAGGGGGAAACGTGTCAGGGCTTCTTGGATACCCGCGTCGCTACCGTGATAAATGAGGTAGTCACCGGGCTTTTGAAAAAGCGCGATCCGGGCCTTGGCTTTCTGGTATTCTTGGAAGCCCCCGTGGTAATCGAGGTGTTCCGGAAACAGGTTAAGCCAGACAGCAACATGGGGTGAGGCTCGCATGAACTCCAGCTGGTAGGAGGATAATTCGCAAACGACAAAGGTTTCAATAGATAGAGTCTCGAATCCTTCCAAGGGTGGGGTGCCAAAGTTTCCCACGACTCGGGCCGATCGACCCGACCGGAGAATCATCTGATATAAAAGGGCGGCTGTTGTGCTTTTTCCCTTAGTTCCGGTAACACCAACGACAGGTCCCGGGGAGAACCGAAGAAGGAGTTCACATTGGGAGAGAATCTTCCCGCAAGCCTCATGGGAAAGTCCAAACTTTCGGACGCAAACACCTGGGCTTTTCACTACCCAGTCAAAACGATCCAGTTGTTCTACGGCTTCTGGTTCGGGAAGCCACTGGGCTCGAGAAAAAAGGGTCCGTCTGGCATCGTCTGGTTCGACCCGGTCGGTAACGACAAGCGAGACGTCCTTCCAGCCGGAGGCAAGTTGCAAAAAGCTGGTTCCTTCCCGCCCAAGCCCCCAAACCAAAATGGTTGTGCCGCAAAAAAACTCCTCCAATGCCTCTTTGCCCGCCGAGGATGACTGCATGATTCCCTTTTGGCGAAGTTTGAGGGTGGATAGCAAACCAATCTTTTCCCTTACTTTTTATGGAAGCCCAAAAAGTAGTGCCAGGCCCGTTTGCAAACCCCTTTTCCTAAAAAAGCCGTTGTCATTCACGATAGGACGGAAAACTAAGAGCCAGGACGCCGACCCTGGCCCAATCTGGGGAATTCCCTAACCTGCTCTTGTCGATCCCTACCTCACGCCACGCTCCGCTGGCCAGGCGGAAATCCGCGTCGCGTACCCAAGGGTGGATCGGTCAAAGAAATAAAGTGGTAAAACCGCGACGATGTCCTATGGACGGAATAGAGCAAGAAAAGAGAGGAGTCTTTAAAGCTCGATAACCTTTGGCTAGCTTAAGGGAGAGGCCTCATCAAGGTCAACTCGCTCGACCTCCTATCCATGCAGGGACTTCTGACAGCTCCTCGTTAGCCGTGCTGGACAAGGTAGCCTCAATAGGGGAGCGGACACTCTCTTTCGTTTGGTAAAAAATCCTAGTTATCCCTTGTCACGAAAAGCGCAGCCTTTTGGGCAAAGAAATGGAGACAATTAAGTTCAGAATACACGCTAGCTAGTTCTGTCAAACTAAGCATTTAAAGGGAGTCGCAGTTCCTCTAGTGCTTCCTCAAAAGAGGGAGTTCTTAGCTTTAGATTGGCCTCAAAATCTTTTGGCAACCAGTGCACAGGATGCCACGAGGAGAGGAGAACGGCAATCTTTTCAGGACAAAAAAGAGTTTCCCTATGATCCTCGGCGAAGCGTCGAACAAGTAAAGGAAGATGCGCTGGGTTGGCGCTCCGGTGGATGCATGCTGAAAGTGCTGCCCTGGTTTCTTCCTTGGTTCCGACGCATTCAAAGGGGCTGGCAAGATCGGACAATGTTAGGGAATCGATCACTTTTGCGAGGGAGACATCATTCAACGGATCACACCCAAGAAAAGCTCGGCACGTTGGTTGTGGCAAGAATGCGGAGAGCATAATATGCACAAAGAGGCATTTCGGGCATTGTCCACACCAAGTTTCGTCGGGCGTGCGGGCGTTACAGCTGCGAAAAATCTCGCCTACTTTCGAAGGTAGATGGCTAAACTGATGGGTAATTTGGAGCTCATTCCATGGGCGCAAAAGGCTAAAGTAGGTGATATGCGGGGAAAGCCATTGAGCAAGGTACTGCCGGAAATCTTGCTCAAAGGTGCTGCTTTTGGAATACTGGTGGTTGACTTCGGTGCCTGGCACCGTGCTGCAATCCGCGCTTGCTTCGTGGGACACGATGACGTGAGACAGACCAAAAAGGGCTGCAACCCAGACCGATGCAAAGGCAAGAACCGCCGAGAAGGGAATATGCCCGTTCAGCCACCCTTTCGCGTTGAGTTCTACAAGTAAAGGATCCAGAGTCCGGTGAGCCACGAAAACGCGTTCCTTAGGAAAACCGAAGTATTCGGCTATCTTCCACTGCCGTTTGCCCGGGTTAAGAAAGAATAGATAGATGGGTTCCTGCCGGCTTTGCAGGAGATGTAATGTTACCAGGGAATCTTTTCCTCCTCCCACGGGGACGAGGATTCCGGCTGACCTACGAGAACCTTCCCACGGAAGCAAAGCGAGATCCCTGGGTTTCTCACAAACGAACTGGACCCACTCTTCTTCTCCCACTGCAAGGCCATTACGGTAGGAAAACTCAGAAAGACCTCGGTGGAAAAGCTTTCTCCACCACAAGGCTTGAGCTATAGAGAGCTCTCCCGCAATAACATGGATCCAAGGAGGACAAGCTCCCTTCCAATAGCTAATCATTTCAACCAAACCCAGGTGGAAGGCGAAATTCCTTACCCAAGGGAGATGGTGGACAGAGCTTCCACCAGGGGGTTTGGGTAAACGCCAGAGCGTTCGAAATGGGGGGAGTGGGGGGATCCGGAAGGAGAATTGGACCTTCAGTTCGTTTTGGCTCTCCTCAAATTCCACGGATTCATAATGCATCTGGGGGAATCGTTTTCTTAAGCGTGCAAAGCGCTCTAACGGGGAGGAGGGATAGGTCTCGGTTACCATAGATGCGAGGGGAGAGTGAATATCACAATAGAGCGATTTTGGTTCCTTAGGCCTGCTCGTAATCTTCCACTCTCTTTCTTCCTAGGAGCTAGCCTCTCTTTCAAGTGAGCCTGGTCGCCACTCAATGTCTTGCAAAGGACCGACCAAGGGCTCCAGAGCGGGTCTCCCATGGGTCATTGCCGTGGCCGGCGGTCGGACTCGTTTCATTAGAGGCCGGGTAAGGCAAAAAGGCAATGGCTTTTGGAGATCGATCGGCTCTGCCTTTTTCCTAGGGGAAGGGACCTTTCTTCTCCCATGGGCATCTCTTGGGCAACCGAAAAGCCTGGCTTTGGGAGAGGAAAAACTTTTGGTTGTCGGCTCGTTGGAAGGAAGCAATGGCTCTAAGCTTTTAGGGAAATACTCGAGGAAAAGATCGAAGCTTTCTTCAAGGAGGGAAACTCGCTCGCATCGAGCACAAGCCAAAGCCGGCCATCTCTTAACCGCTAGCTTGGGCCCGAACCCCTGCTTTGGCTCAGGCGGATGGAAGTCACAGGTCAATAGACATGAGGAGCACGTCGCGGGAAAAAGTTTCCAGGGCCGCGCCAACGTTGTTCCCCGCAACCCCGAAAATCACTTGCTTCGACCTAAAGGACTAGGCTTTCGAGACGCCTACCGATCGTACCGCTTGATCCGCTTCTTCCAGCGCTTGCCGTGACCCAATGTCAAACCATAGGCCGGGTAACTCCCACACGTACACCGGAACTTTGGGAAACAGCCATTGGATGAATCGCCCAGGCTGGTCGCGGTTGTCGGTTTGGCAAAGGTAGTCTTTGAGCCATTGCGGAAGTTCCGGTGGGAAGTAGTAGAGGCCGACAGCCACGCGTGTGTCTTGGGGTGAGTCCGGCTTTTCCTCAAAGAAAACGATTCGACCCTCCCGATCGGTTCGAAGGTGGTTGTACAAGCGTACCGATGCAAGCTCTGGGACGCGGTAAACCGCCACTACGGGCGCCCGGCGGTCTCTGCCGAGTTGAACCATCGGTGAAAGAGAGGAGCGAAAAAGGTTATCTCCTGCCACGACGAGAATCTCATCCTGGTTCCATCCTCTGTCTGTGAGGGCAAACCAGAGGTCTCCTATGGCACCCCTCCGAGTGGCGTCGGACGTCGTCCCGTCGTTAAGGATATGGAGAGCAAAAGGCAAAGAAGCCTGAGTTTTCCACGTTGCTGCCCACTGGAGAAAGGAGGGGTAAAATTTGGCATTACTCACCACACAAGCTTCCTCAATCCCGTCCGTGGCCACTAGCGAGTCTAGGATGTATTCCAGGATCGGCCGGCCACCCACAGGAAGCAGGGCTTTTGGGCAGCAATCAGTAAGGGGTGCCAAACGGGTACCGTAGCCTGCGGCAAGAATAATAGCTTTCATGTCCCAGGAATGGATGGGGAAAGGCCGCCAGCTTCCCACTGGTTCTCCTCCTCCAAAAGGTGCGGGAAATACAACTGGGCCAGTTCGCGGAGCCGTTCCAAGACGTCCCCGCTCGTGGGGCACTGGGTTAGTTCATCGACATGCTTGCGCAGCTCCCCATAGTGGACGTGCCGGATGGCATCCTTAATCCAAGGAACGAAAACGGATCCCATGGAAAGCTCGTCTACGCCAAGCGCGACAAGAGCCAGAGCCGAAAACAGGTCAGCTGCCATTTCACCGCACACTCCCACCCAGATATGGAAACGGTGCGCTTCTTCCACTACCCGGTGGAGGAGGCGTAAGACGGAGGGATGGGTAGGTTGATAGAGTGCACTGACTTTTCCGTTCAAACGGTCCACCGCGAGGGTGTACTGCACAAGGTCGTTGGTGCCAACGCTAAAAAAATCGACTTCTCGGGCAAAAAGGTCAGCCAAAAGGGCCACGGAAGGGACCTCCACCATGACGCCGCACTCTATCTGTTCCGGCACTGGCACCCCTTCCTCGCAAAGTTGCTGGCGGCATTGCCAGAAGAGCTCTTTGGCCAAGCGCAGCTCCTCAAGCGTAGTCACCATAGGAAACATGACCCGCACGTTGCCTTCGGTACCCGCTCGCCAAATTGCGCGGAGCTGTGTTTGGAAGAGGTTCCGGCAATCCAGTGAGAGCCGGATTCCGCGCCATCCCAGGAATGGATTGGCTTCCCGGACCGGATTGGGCAACAAAGGACCGAGTTTATCCGCCCCGAGGTCCAAGGTTCGAATGATGACCCCGTGGGGTTTGACTGCCTGCGCGATTTCTCGATACGCAGCGCATTGTTCCTCTTCGCTGGGAGGCGTGGCTCGGTTGAGGAAAAGAAATTCCGTACGTAAAAGCCCAATCCCCTCAGCTCCATTAGCACGAACCAGCGGAATATCATCCGGAAGTTCGACATTGGCCGATACAGTGATATGACGGCCGTCCCTTGTTACAGCAGTAAGATCTCGGCTCAGGTTGAGCCTTGCCTCCAAGTGGTTGCGGCGCATTTGCCGCTCGAGAAGACGTCGTTTGGTCGATTCGGAGGGCCGGATTACGACCCACCCTTCGACTCCATCCACCAGAATTTCTACCTGGTCGTTGAGGTGTTTCAGGAGCCCTCCCAGGCCGACGACGGCGGGAATGTTCAGGGATCGAGCCAGTATGGCCGCATGGGACGTGCGTGTACCTTCTTCGGTGATGAGTCCCAAAAGGGCTCGTCGATCCAGAGCTACAACGTCCGAGAGGTAGAGCGATCGTGCTGCCAGGATGCTGGGTTCCTCCAGCTGCCACCGGGCGAGGCTGGGGTTGCCTTGGCAATGAGCCAGAACTCGCCGGGCCACGTCGCGAATGTCACTGGCTCGTTCTCGGAAATAATCCTCGTTTAAAGCAAGAAGGTGTTGGGAAAACTCTTCGGTGATCTCGTGGTAGACATATTCAACATTGTAAAGCTTTTCTTCCAACCGAGCCTTCAGCGCCTCGAGAATCGCTGGGTCTTCCAGGACCATGAGGTGAACGTCAAGAACTGACGCTGCACCCTGCGACTCATTTTCGGCGAGCTTGGCTTTCGCTTCCAAAAGCTCTCGACGAGTTTCCAGAAGGGCAGCTTGCAGGCGTTCGAGTTCTCCGCGGATCTCCTCCGGCCGAATTTTCCACCGGGGGACCTTGACACGGCCTTCCTGCAAGAGAACCGCCGGACCAATGGCAAGCCCAGGAGAAGCCGGGATTCCCCGCAACACCATTTCTGCCGTGGTGCCTTGCGAAACGTTATCCACTTCCATCGTTTTGCCCTGCGCGATTTTGATAAGACGCTCCGTGGCTTCGAAGCGTCTTCGGAAGACTTCGTGGGTCTGTCTTCCCCATTGGCATTCGCGAAACCCCTCGTTCCGCGGGTGACCCCGGGTCCCTGGTCCGCCCTCTCCCCACCCCAGGGATTTTCACGCGTTTCCGGCTTGTCCGCCGGCCGGTCCCCAATCGCTATCCCTCATCATTCGTCTTGGAACTTGCTGGTGACGAGTTTTTCCAAAGCCTCGATGGCTTCCCGAGCGTCGGGTCCGACCGCAGTAACTTTAATCCTCGACCCGTAACCGGCTGCCAGAAGCATGAGTCCCATAATACTCTTTCCGTTCACTTCCTCGCCATCCTTCTCTACCCGGATCTCGCTTCCGTAGCGAGTTGCGGTTTTAACGAAAAGAGCCGCCGGACGCGCATGAAGCCCCAGACGGTTCTGGAT
The genomic region above belongs to Candidatus Methylacidithermus pantelleriae and contains:
- the ptsP gene encoding phosphoenolpyruvate--protein phosphotransferase — translated: MEVDNVSQGTTAEMVLRGIPASPGLAIGPAVLLQEGRVKVPRWKIRPEEIRGELERLQAALLETRRELLEAKAKLAENESQGAASVLDVHLMVLEDPAILEALKARLEEKLYNVEYVYHEITEEFSQHLLALNEDYFRERASDIRDVARRVLAHCQGNPSLARWQLEEPSILAARSLYLSDVVALDRRALLGLITEEGTRTSHAAILARSLNIPAVVGLGGLLKHLNDQVEILVDGVEGWVVIRPSESTKRRLLERQMRRNHLEARLNLSRDLTAVTRDGRHITVSANVELPDDIPLVRANGAEGIGLLRTEFLFLNRATPPSEEEQCAAYREIAQAVKPHGVIIRTLDLGADKLGPLLPNPVREANPFLGWRGIRLSLDCRNLFQTQLRAIWRAGTEGNVRVMFPMVTTLEELRLAKELFWQCRQQLCEEGVPVPEQIECGVMVEVPSVALLADLFAREVDFFSVGTNDLVQYTLAVDRLNGKVSALYQPTHPSVLRLLHRVVEEAHRFHIWVGVCGEMAADLFSALALVALGVDELSMGSVFVPWIKDAIRHVHYGELRKHVDELTQCPTSGDVLERLRELAQLYFPHLLEEENQWEAGGLSPSIPGT
- a CDS encoding HPr family phosphocarrier protein — its product is MSVVGSNYTKRSAGSLPVVTREMVIQNRLGLHARPAALFVKTATRYGSEIRVEKDGEEVNGKSIMGLMLLAAGYGSRIKVTAVGPDAREAIEALEKLVTSKFQDE